In Fibrobacter sp. UWR3, a single window of DNA contains:
- a CDS encoding YifB family Mg chelatase-like AAA ATPase has product MFRRIRSYCLFGIKAVPVSVEVDASQGLPGFTLVGLPDNAVRESRERVVSAIRSIGKVVTGFRTTVNLSPADLRKEGSALDLPLAIGMLVSTGEINVEEVERYVFVGELSLDGLLKPVRGVLSIAMGLPRDSENILVIPRANASEALLVEGLHYVCADSLRECVEFLEGGVGSKPSIASGIQTRPRPPSLEVPDFKNVVGMEGVKRALEVAASGAHNFLLVGSPGAGKTLCARCLPGILPDMTDEEILETTRIHSCARRSGDSAEFRPVVVRPFRTPHHSASMVSLVGGGARLLPGEASLAHNGVLFLDELPEFNRTVLEALREPMEDGFISVSRASGTVVWPARFMMGSAMNPCPCGFAMDPKRVCTCLPDARKRYREKISGPLLDRIDIQVSVPPMEAGALVDNRKCESSAEIRKRVCAARAIQRQRFKDLPFKSNAEMSSECAKKFAGMSPEVERFAVSAADRMNLSARGFYRMLKVSRTIADMREAPNVEVVDISEALRYRTIN; this is encoded by the coding sequence ATGTTCCGCAGAATCCGTTCTTACTGCTTGTTTGGTATAAAGGCCGTCCCTGTGAGTGTAGAGGTTGACGCCTCGCAGGGGTTGCCTGGATTTACTCTGGTCGGCCTCCCGGACAATGCGGTGAGGGAATCCCGAGAGCGCGTCGTTTCGGCGATACGTTCCATCGGGAAGGTGGTGACGGGTTTCCGTACTACGGTAAACCTGTCGCCAGCGGATTTGCGGAAGGAGGGGAGTGCACTAGACCTTCCACTGGCTATCGGGATGCTCGTTTCTACAGGAGAGATAAATGTAGAGGAGGTGGAGCGCTATGTCTTTGTCGGTGAACTTTCGCTGGATGGATTGTTGAAGCCAGTGAGAGGGGTTTTGTCCATCGCGATGGGTTTACCGCGGGATAGCGAGAACATCCTGGTGATTCCCCGGGCGAATGCTTCCGAGGCTTTGCTGGTGGAAGGTCTTCATTACGTTTGTGCGGATTCCCTGAGGGAATGCGTAGAATTTCTAGAAGGGGGCGTGGGCTCGAAACCATCAATCGCGTCCGGTATACAAACGAGGCCCCGACCCCCTTCCCTTGAGGTTCCCGACTTCAAGAACGTGGTTGGCATGGAGGGCGTGAAGCGCGCGCTCGAGGTGGCGGCGTCGGGGGCGCATAACTTTTTGCTCGTGGGTTCCCCGGGCGCCGGCAAAACGCTGTGTGCGCGCTGCCTGCCGGGAATCCTTCCCGATATGACTGACGAGGAAATCCTCGAGACGACTCGCATACATTCGTGCGCTCGCCGCTCGGGCGACTCCGCGGAATTCAGGCCGGTGGTCGTTCGCCCGTTCCGCACGCCCCACCACAGCGCCTCGATGGTGTCGCTGGTGGGCGGCGGTGCCCGGCTGTTGCCGGGCGAGGCGAGCCTCGCGCACAATGGCGTGCTCTTTCTGGATGAACTCCCGGAATTCAATCGGACTGTTCTAGAGGCTCTCCGTGAACCGATGGAAGATGGCTTCATCTCGGTAAGCCGTGCGAGCGGGACCGTGGTGTGGCCCGCACGCTTCATGATGGGCTCTGCGATGAACCCGTGCCCCTGCGGGTTTGCGATGGACCCGAAGCGCGTGTGCACGTGCCTGCCCGATGCGCGCAAGCGTTACCGCGAAAAGATTTCGGGCCCGCTATTGGACCGCATCGACATCCAGGTGAGCGTGCCGCCCATGGAGGCGGGCGCACTCGTGGATAACCGCAAGTGCGAAAGTTCCGCCGAAATCCGCAAGCGGGTCTGTGCGGCACGTGCCATCCAGCGCCAGAGGTTTAAGGACCTGCCGTTCAAGTCCAATGCGGAGATGTCGTCGGAATGCGCGAAAAAGTTTGCGGGCATGTCGCCCGAAGTGGAACGCTTTGCGGTTTCTGCCGCCGACAGGATGAACCTGAGTGCCCGCGGGTTCTACCGCATGCTGAAGGTTTCGCGCACCATTGCGGATATGCGGGAGGCGCCGAATGTGGAAGTCGTGGACATTTCGGAGGCCCTGCGTTACAGGACAATCAACTGA
- a CDS encoding pseudouridine synthase: MSTVILFNKPFGVLSQFTPESGHPALDTFAFPPGVYAAGRLDHDSEGALLLTDNGKLIKKLLDPQFEHPRTYLAQVDGQITEEAVQRLAKGVDIKGYRTKPCKAEIAEEPDWLWPRNPPVRFRANIPTSWVRLTLIEGKNRQVRHMTAAVGFPTLRLIRIQIGNIPLGELKPGEWKTVTDRVI, translated from the coding sequence ATGTCTACCGTAATCCTCTTCAACAAGCCGTTCGGCGTACTGAGCCAGTTCACGCCCGAATCGGGCCACCCGGCGCTCGATACCTTCGCCTTCCCGCCGGGAGTGTACGCGGCAGGCAGGCTCGACCACGACAGCGAAGGCGCATTGCTCCTTACGGACAACGGGAAACTCATCAAGAAGTTGCTGGACCCGCAATTCGAGCACCCGCGCACCTACCTGGCGCAGGTCGACGGGCAGATTACCGAAGAGGCCGTGCAGCGGCTCGCAAAAGGAGTGGACATCAAGGGTTACCGCACCAAGCCCTGCAAGGCAGAGATTGCCGAAGAGCCCGACTGGCTTTGGCCGCGCAACCCTCCGGTGCGGTTCCGCGCGAACATACCCACAAGCTGGGTGCGCCTCACCCTTATAGAAGGCAAGAACCGGCAGGTGCGCCACATGACGGCCGCGGTCGGGTTCCCCACGCTACGGCTCATCCGCATACAAATAGGAAACATCCCGCTGGGCGAACTGAAGCCCGGCGAGTGGAAAACGGTTACCGATAGGGTAATTTGA
- a CDS encoding prepilin-type N-terminal cleavage/methylation domain-containing protein codes for MITSDKHLASSDKRLAPCDKHLACDKRKAFTLLEVLVALAVLAAGAASLSLYLGAFRRISALEFSRSDSALVAAAYIDSLAVSLPPCADTVYTRRASLTRNPPAINTPPAINGNPAISGHPAINDPPEINNQLATNDSPAITITPVPATSLQWLEIRTPDYTFRRLTRCKKASR; via the coding sequence GTGATTACTAGCGATAAACATCTTGCCTCCAGCGATAAGCGACTCGCACCTTGTGATAAACATCTCGCCTGCGATAAACGAAAAGCCTTTACTTTGCTCGAGGTCCTCGTCGCGCTTGCGGTTCTTGCCGCAGGGGCGGCCTCCCTCTCGCTGTACCTGGGGGCGTTCCGGCGCATCTCTGCCCTCGAGTTCTCCCGCTCGGATTCTGCGCTTGTTGCAGCCGCGTACATCGATTCCCTTGCAGTTTCTCTCCCGCCCTGCGCCGACACCGTCTATACCCGCCGCGCATCCCTAACCCGCAACCCGCCCGCAATAAACACTCCGCCCGCAATAAACGGCAACCCCGCAATAAGCGGCCACCCCGCAATAAACGATCCCCCCGAAATAAACAATCAACTCGCGACAAACGATTCCCCCGCAATAACCATCACCCCCGTTCCCGCCACATCGCTCCAGTGGCTCGAAATCCGCACGCCCGACTATACTTTCAGGAGGCTCACCCGATGCAAAAAGGCTTCACGCTAA
- a CDS encoding prepilin-type N-terminal cleavage/methylation domain-containing protein — protein MQKGFTLMELMVALAVAGILVSSALGLYGMFHCEYVHILAAYDSRSTEYIHTMQKSIRELRGCPDANRL, from the coding sequence ATGCAAAAAGGCTTCACGCTAATGGAACTCATGGTGGCGCTCGCGGTCGCGGGCATCCTTGTTTCGTCTGCGCTCGGGCTCTACGGCATGTTTCACTGCGAATACGTGCACATCCTTGCCGCCTACGATTCCCGCTCGACTGAATATATCCATACCATGCAAAAAAGCATCCGCGAACTTCGCGGATGCCCTGATGCAAATCGTTTGTAG
- a CDS encoding SpoVG family protein, which produces MAENTNAAGNAAQQKVDPAFDCLAVTQVQVFPFKEGPSLGHLKGLAQIVLNDQMVIRGLRVMDGVNGLFVSYPLDPFYKGEDFKSICNPITRQLREHIENCILEKYQAAVA; this is translated from the coding sequence ATGGCAGAAAATACGAATGCAGCAGGCAATGCTGCCCAGCAGAAGGTGGATCCCGCCTTCGACTGCCTTGCGGTAACGCAGGTGCAGGTGTTCCCGTTCAAGGAAGGTCCGAGCCTCGGGCATCTGAAGGGGCTCGCGCAGATTGTGCTGAACGACCAGATGGTGATTCGCGGGCTCCGCGTGATGGATGGCGTGAACGGGCTCTTCGTGAGCTACCCGCTCGATCCGTTCTACAAGGGCGAGGACTTCAAGTCCATCTGCAATCCGATTACACGCCAGCTGCGTGAGCACATTGAAAATTGCATCCTGGAAAAGTACCAGGCTGCCGTAGCTTAG
- the pgk gene encoding phosphoglycerate kinase, which translates to MAKLSIEDLELAGKRVFIRVDFNVPQDKVTGEITNTKRIEAALPTIQYALDHGAAVVLASHLGRPNGEKNMKYTLAPVAKKLEELIKKPVKFLSDCVGPEVEAACAAIKPGEIILLENLRFHIEEEGKRKIKNADGTETKEKADKEAVKAFRASLTKLADVYVNDAFGTAHRDHSSMTGVELPQRAAGFLMNKELKAFDQVLNNPPRPFLAILGGAKVADKIQLINNLLDKADKIIIGGGMAFTFKKVLNNIEIGSSLFDEEGAKLVPDLMAKAKAAGKEIILPVDYIAADKFAADAATKAVTDAEGIPAGWMGLDVGAESTKLFVNAIKSAKTIVWNGPAGVFEFEAFEKATKAMADAIVEATAAGAITVIGGGDTATAAKKYGADKKVTHTSTGGGASLELLEGKVLPGVAFLTDK; encoded by the coding sequence ATGGCAAAGCTCTCTATCGAAGATCTCGAACTCGCCGGCAAGCGCGTGTTCATCCGTGTTGACTTCAACGTTCCGCAGGACAAGGTGACTGGCGAAATCACCAACACCAAGCGTATCGAAGCCGCTCTCCCGACCATCCAGTACGCTCTCGATCACGGTGCAGCCGTCGTGCTCGCTTCCCACCTCGGCCGTCCGAATGGCGAAAAGAACATGAAGTACACTCTCGCTCCGGTTGCAAAGAAGCTCGAAGAACTCATCAAGAAGCCGGTGAAGTTCCTCTCCGACTGCGTGGGTCCGGAAGTCGAAGCTGCCTGCGCCGCTATCAAGCCGGGTGAAATCATCCTCCTCGAAAACCTCCGCTTCCACATCGAAGAAGAAGGCAAGCGCAAGATCAAGAACGCCGATGGCACCGAAACTAAGGAAAAGGCCGACAAGGAAGCCGTCAAGGCCTTCCGCGCAAGCCTCACCAAGCTCGCTGACGTCTACGTGAACGACGCTTTCGGTACCGCTCACCGCGATCACTCTTCCATGACTGGTGTTGAACTTCCGCAGCGCGCTGCCGGTTTCCTCATGAACAAGGAACTCAAGGCATTCGACCAGGTGCTCAACAATCCTCCGCGTCCGTTCCTCGCCATCCTCGGCGGTGCCAAGGTCGCCGACAAGATCCAGCTCATCAACAACCTCCTCGACAAGGCCGACAAGATCATCATCGGCGGTGGCATGGCTTTCACCTTCAAGAAGGTTCTGAACAACATCGAAATCGGTTCTTCTCTGTTTGACGAAGAAGGTGCCAAGCTCGTTCCGGATCTGATGGCCAAGGCCAAGGCTGCCGGCAAGGAAATCATCCTCCCGGTTGACTACATCGCTGCCGACAAGTTCGCTGCCGATGCCGCCACGAAGGCTGTCACTGACGCCGAAGGCATTCCGGCTGGCTGGATGGGCCTCGATGTGGGCGCCGAATCCACCAAGCTCTTCGTGAACGCTATCAAGTCTGCAAAGACCATCGTCTGGAACGGCCCTGCAGGCGTGTTCGAATTCGAAGCCTTCGAAAAGGCTACCAAGGCTATGGCCGACGCTATCGTCGAAGCTACCGCTGCCGGCGCAATCACCGTGATCGGTGGTGGCGATACCGCAACGGCTGCCAAGAAGTACGGTGCCGACAAGAAGGTGACCCACACCTCTACGGGTGGTGGCGCTTCTCTCGAACTCCTCGAAGGGAAGGTGCTGCCGGGCGTCGCATTCCTCACGGATAAGTAA
- a CDS encoding glycosyltransferase yields MNTVLLYAMFVVYVIAGVGLVIYGFSCYYSIYLFLKNSRHTRLSDRKKILKFYREHSINDLPQVTTQLPVFNEANCVERLLDAVCAIDYPKDKHEIQVLDDSTDECYEVAKKKVAELAAKGYDIKLIHRTNRQEFKAGALKEAMAVAKGDFLAIFDADFVPEKDFLLKTIPYLVMDDQIGLVQGRWGHLNRTESGLTLAQSIGIDGHFVIEQSARSWGKLFMNFNGTAGVWRKQAIYGGGGWEGDTLTEDMDLSYRSQLAGWKMKFVFDVIVPAELPNDINAYKAQQFRWARGSIQTAIKILPRVWKAKVPLRIKIGAFLHTTHYSIHPCMLFTALCAWPLLAFFEPVAHLPSWAYTVGFSFIFLAAIAPSVLYFVAQRCSGYTGWKIRMLSLPILMALGVGIAVNNTRAVFGAVTGVKGSFVRTPKSGGSKKKAKSHYAQKFPWMAVLELGVGVYCIFGLLEYIGAQKFIIGPFLALYAVGFLSVGVLSFMHFIGNIIEVHKARKEHGNVEEQES; encoded by the coding sequence ATGAATACAGTTCTCCTCTACGCAATGTTCGTAGTCTATGTCATCGCCGGCGTGGGATTGGTGATTTACGGGTTCAGTTGCTACTACAGCATATATCTATTCCTGAAGAATAGCCGCCATACTAGACTATCAGACCGCAAAAAAATTCTCAAGTTCTACCGCGAGCATTCTATCAATGACCTCCCGCAGGTCACGACCCAGCTCCCCGTATTTAACGAGGCGAACTGCGTGGAACGTCTGCTCGACGCGGTCTGCGCTATCGATTACCCCAAGGACAAGCACGAAATCCAGGTTTTGGACGACTCCACCGACGAATGCTACGAAGTGGCGAAGAAGAAGGTGGCCGAACTTGCCGCGAAGGGTTACGATATCAAGCTTATCCACCGCACGAACCGCCAGGAATTCAAGGCCGGCGCCCTCAAGGAAGCCATGGCCGTCGCGAAGGGCGATTTCCTCGCGATTTTCGACGCCGACTTCGTACCGGAGAAGGACTTCCTGTTAAAGACCATCCCCTACCTGGTGATGGACGACCAGATTGGCCTCGTTCAGGGCCGCTGGGGCCACCTGAACCGCACGGAATCGGGCCTTACGCTCGCCCAGTCCATCGGTATCGACGGCCACTTCGTTATCGAGCAGTCCGCCCGTAGCTGGGGCAAGCTGTTCATGAACTTCAACGGTACTGCAGGCGTGTGGCGCAAGCAGGCCATCTACGGCGGTGGCGGCTGGGAAGGCGACACCCTGACCGAAGACATGGACCTCTCCTACCGCAGCCAGCTCGCCGGATGGAAGATGAAGTTCGTGTTCGACGTGATTGTGCCGGCCGAACTCCCGAACGATATCAACGCCTACAAGGCACAGCAGTTCCGCTGGGCCCGCGGTTCCATCCAGACGGCCATCAAGATTTTGCCACGCGTGTGGAAGGCGAAGGTCCCGCTCCGCATCAAGATCGGCGCGTTCCTGCACACCACGCACTACTCGATTCACCCCTGCATGCTGTTTACCGCCCTCTGCGCCTGGCCGCTCCTCGCGTTCTTCGAACCGGTCGCGCACTTGCCCAGCTGGGCATACACCGTCGGTTTTAGTTTCATTTTCCTCGCCGCAATCGCACCTTCCGTTCTTTACTTCGTTGCACAGCGCTGCTCGGGCTACACCGGCTGGAAAATTCGCATGCTCAGCCTCCCCATCTTGATGGCGCTTGGCGTGGGCATCGCCGTGAACAACACGCGTGCCGTGTTCGGTGCCGTGACCGGCGTGAAGGGCAGCTTTGTCCGCACCCCGAAGAGCGGCGGATCCAAGAAGAAGGCGAAGAGCCACTACGCACAAAAGTTCCCCTGGATGGCTGTCCTCGAACTCGGCGTGGGCGTGTACTGCATCTTCGGTCTTCTGGAATACATCGGCGCACAGAAGTTCATTATCGGACCGTTCCTCGCACTCTACGCGGTGGGCTTCCTCTCCGTGGGCGTGCTCAGCTTCATGCACTTTATCGGAAACATTATCGAAGTGCACAAGGCCCGCAAGGAACACGGCAACGTCGAAGAGCAGGAATCGTAA
- a CDS encoding SGNH/GDSL hydrolase family protein, which produces MENRILIIGDELFGEQGEVASRVAEMLLCREPSRPMQFSINSPVPLSLPQLLARAASDIIGKKAGRIVLGLGLTDLKKDSGSGFLTAENYTSLVRELVNKTQSGIFVVTVPPDSVPGVSDKAEILNNAIRAFETAFPSRVKVFDFAGHADIFKQKQLERGKFARSLYSEDAKPTSLCITLESLFLQDCILRELEDK; this is translated from the coding sequence ATGGAAAACAGGATTCTCATAATCGGCGACGAACTCTTCGGAGAACAGGGCGAGGTGGCCTCCCGCGTGGCCGAGATGCTCCTGTGCCGGGAACCATCGCGGCCCATGCAGTTTTCCATCAATTCTCCGGTTCCGCTTTCGTTGCCACAGCTCTTGGCGCGGGCTGCTTCCGACATTATCGGCAAGAAGGCGGGGCGCATCGTGCTCGGCCTCGGGCTGACCGACCTCAAGAAGGATTCGGGTTCGGGGTTCCTTACGGCGGAGAACTACACGAGCCTCGTGCGTGAACTTGTCAACAAGACTCAGTCCGGCATCTTCGTGGTGACGGTTCCTCCCGATTCCGTGCCCGGCGTGAGCGACAAGGCGGAAATCCTCAACAATGCCATCCGGGCGTTCGAAACTGCATTCCCTTCGCGGGTGAAGGTGTTCGATTTCGCGGGGCATGCGGATATTTTCAAGCAAAAGCAACTGGAAAGGGGCAAATTTGCCCGCAGTCTGTATTCGGAAGACGCAAAACCCACCTCTTTGTGCATTACGCTCGAATCGCTTTTCTTGCAAGATTGTATATTAAGAGAGTTAGAAGATAAATAA
- a CDS encoding carbohydrate-binding family 9-like protein, which yields MLLKPNMNWKANQGIQTPTVMANVSEEREFVQIDFYVEEPLDCFRAEVMEDGGHSWEDSCVEVFLQNPANAEEYFNFEVTSRGALLAARGTGRENRTVLSEVALSQIARTKQLASIIGEFISWGISLRIPASIFGLDAFEGGHLRGNLYKCADKAKTPHYLSAFPIDTEKPDFHRPEFFQELA from the coding sequence ATGCTATTAAAACCGAATATGAACTGGAAAGCGAACCAGGGAATCCAGACCCCGACCGTGATGGCGAACGTCTCGGAAGAACGTGAATTTGTACAGATTGACTTCTACGTCGAGGAACCGCTCGACTGCTTCAGGGCCGAAGTCATGGAAGACGGCGGGCACAGCTGGGAAGATTCCTGCGTCGAGGTGTTCCTGCAGAACCCCGCAAACGCAGAAGAGTACTTCAACTTCGAGGTCACGAGCCGCGGGGCACTGCTCGCCGCTCGCGGTACCGGGCGCGAGAACCGCACCGTACTCAGTGAAGTAGCGCTTTCGCAAATCGCGCGTACCAAGCAACTCGCGAGCATCATCGGGGAATTTATAAGCTGGGGCATAAGCCTGCGCATCCCGGCGAGCATATTCGGGCTCGACGCCTTCGAGGGCGGTCACCTGCGGGGGAACCTGTACAAGTGCGCCGACAAGGCGAAGACCCCGCACTACCTAAGCGCCTTCCCCATCGATACCGAGAAGCCGGACTTCCACCGCCCGGAATTCTTCCAGGAACTCGCATAG
- the folB gene encoding dihydroneopterin aldolase, which yields MVVETGKISLKDLTFDCIIGTLPFEREKEQPIVLNISIWLDFTQAARNDDLVHSIDYAQLSDNLKEFIRGAKFQLEETLVLETAKYILGNYPKALAAEVRVSKPNAIPNCAGAESSIRIRR from the coding sequence ATGGTAGTCGAAACCGGCAAAATTTCGCTAAAAGACCTGACGTTCGATTGCATTATCGGAACGCTCCCTTTCGAGAGAGAAAAGGAGCAGCCGATTGTATTGAACATTTCCATCTGGCTTGACTTTACGCAGGCCGCCCGTAACGATGACCTGGTGCATTCCATTGACTACGCCCAGCTTTCCGACAACCTCAAGGAGTTCATCCGGGGGGCGAAGTTCCAGCTCGAAGAGACCCTCGTGCTGGAAACGGCGAAGTACATCCTGGGGAACTACCCCAAGGCCCTGGCGGCCGAAGTGCGGGTAAGCAAACCGAACGCCATCCCGAATTGCGCAGGCGCCGAATCCAGCATCCGCATCCGCCGGTAA
- a CDS encoding sulfurtransferase TusA family protein — MDERNSGEPSSVVKWMLSHRDDAGFGDALKSLISYACVEWLRVTFGVQLAPEDALSRVMLADLPAYPVGRWLEHPERHCEEIAAFCEKAKSGEPLPGVTVEVPDVLDLRGVVCPGNAARSRLVMSGYPRGRVLKIDLDEGSPIENVPGALVADGCSILSREKKDGFWEISVVKPLDSK; from the coding sequence ATGGATGAACGTAATTCGGGCGAACCGTCTTCGGTAGTCAAATGGATGCTTTCGCACAGGGACGATGCCGGTTTCGGTGATGCACTGAAATCGCTTATCTCGTATGCGTGTGTCGAGTGGCTCCGCGTGACGTTCGGGGTGCAACTTGCGCCCGAGGATGCCCTTTCCAGGGTGATGCTTGCGGACCTGCCTGCATATCCGGTCGGTCGCTGGCTCGAACATCCGGAACGTCATTGCGAGGAAATAGCCGCGTTTTGCGAGAAGGCCAAGTCTGGCGAGCCCCTGCCCGGAGTGACGGTCGAAGTTCCCGACGTGCTCGACCTTCGGGGCGTGGTTTGTCCTGGCAATGCCGCCCGTTCGAGGCTCGTGATGTCGGGTTACCCCCGCGGGCGCGTGCTGAAGATTGATCTCGACGAGGGTTCCCCTATCGAGAATGTCCCCGGAGCGCTGGTTGCGGACGGCTGTAGCATACTCTCTCGCGAAAAAAAAGACGGTTTTTGGGAAATTTCAGTGGTCAAACCCCTCGATAGTAAGTAA